Proteins encoded in a region of the Pseudomonas syringae KCTC 12500 genome:
- a CDS encoding DUF1656 domain-containing protein: protein MIGDLDISGIFIPTFLAMMGIAYLLFLVVHAVLSRAHFYRLVWHRALFNVGLYALLLGAVDTLSRYLMT from the coding sequence GTGATCGGTGATCTGGACATCAGCGGGATCTTCATCCCCACGTTCCTGGCGATGATGGGCATCGCCTATCTGCTGTTTCTGGTCGTGCACGCGGTGCTGTCGCGTGCCCACTTCTACCGTCTGGTCTGGCACCGGGCTTTGTTCAACGTAGGTCTATACGCTTTGTTGCTCGGCGCCGTGGATACTCTAAGTCGATACCTGATGACATGA
- a CDS encoding efflux RND transporter periplasmic adaptor subunit produces the protein MKKPILTLGRVVLTLLVVTLAAVVVWRMVMYYMYAPWTRDGHIRADIVQIAPDVSGLIQKVEVTDNQPVHKGQVLFTIDQDRFRLALRQAQATVAERQETWEQARRENKRNRGLGNLVAREQLEESQSREARALSALGESKVAVDAAQLNLDRSVIRSPVDGYLNDRAPREHEFVTAGRPVLSVVDSTSFHIDGYFEETKLDGIHVGQGVDIRVIGDNARLTGHVVSIVAGIEDRDRSSGSNLLPNVNPAFSWVRLAQRIPVRIAFDDVPADFRMIAGRTATVSIIDDTQERSR, from the coding sequence ATGAAAAAACCGATACTGACACTGGGCCGCGTGGTCCTGACCCTGCTGGTTGTCACCCTCGCCGCCGTGGTCGTATGGCGCATGGTGATGTATTACATGTATGCACCGTGGACGCGCGACGGGCATATCCGCGCCGACATCGTGCAGATCGCACCGGACGTGTCCGGGCTGATCCAGAAGGTCGAAGTCACTGACAACCAGCCTGTGCACAAGGGCCAGGTCCTGTTCACCATCGATCAGGACCGCTTCCGTCTGGCACTGCGCCAGGCGCAGGCGACGGTCGCCGAACGTCAGGAAACCTGGGAGCAGGCACGCCGTGAGAACAAACGTAACCGGGGCCTGGGCAATCTGGTCGCCCGCGAACAACTGGAAGAAAGCCAGTCACGCGAAGCCCGAGCCCTTTCGGCACTGGGCGAATCAAAGGTTGCGGTGGATGCCGCGCAGTTGAACCTGGATCGCTCGGTGATCCGCAGTCCGGTGGACGGCTACCTCAACGACCGCGCCCCCCGCGAACATGAGTTCGTCACTGCCGGGCGTCCGGTGCTCTCAGTGGTCGATTCGACGTCGTTCCACATCGATGGCTATTTCGAGGAAACCAAGCTCGATGGCATCCATGTCGGCCAGGGCGTCGACATCCGTGTCATCGGCGACAACGCGCGGCTGACCGGCCATGTGGTGAGCATCGTTGCCGGTATCGAAGACCGCGATCGCAGCAGCGGCTCGAACCTGCTGCCCAACGTCAACCCGGCCTTCAGCTGGGTGCGTCTGGCGCAGCGGATTCCGGTGCGGATTGCCTTCGATGACGTGCCTGCCGATTTCCGCATGATTGCCGGGCGTACCGCGACGGTGTCGATTATCGACGACACGCAGGAGCGCAGCCGATGA
- a CDS encoding efflux transporter outer membrane subunit has translation MKRALRVAALGFTAVLSACQMVGPDYQLPKDGAINRPDLQGELAGRSVNTVSAPVPAHWWRLYQDARLDELVGQAIASNTDLRIAAANLQRARYQTSEAEAAGGFTNGAKIGAQRVQESGEAFLLTDKVPVANVGDVGLTTSYQFDLFGTLQRGIEAAQANVDANQAAVDTARITVVADVVRAYTQICAANEELDIARESLELQKQSVSLNQRLRDAGRGDETQVTRSQTQFKSLRAEMPRYEARRQAAMFRLSMLLAKPVEQLPAGVSTCNQLPHIAQVMPVGDGAALLKRRPDVRQAERHLAMSTAEIGVATGELYPDISIGASIGTTGLIENLGKPAANRWGFGPLLNWTIPSNGSRARIHQAEASAQAALARFDGVVLNAIRETQTGLAQYTALLDRRDALKDAEQSAKEAADQTHRFYQAGRASFLADLQATRTYTDVRAQMAEANTQVAMGQINLFLALGGGWEKDDVAQQ, from the coding sequence ATGAAACGTGCTTTACGCGTGGCCGCGCTCGGCTTTACCGCCGTGCTGTCGGCCTGCCAGATGGTCGGTCCGGATTACCAGTTGCCCAAAGACGGCGCGATCAATCGCCCTGACTTGCAGGGTGAACTGGCTGGTCGCTCGGTCAACACGGTTTCGGCCCCGGTGCCTGCTCACTGGTGGCGCCTTTACCAGGATGCGCGTCTGGATGAGCTGGTGGGCCAGGCAATCGCTTCCAATACCGACCTGCGCATCGCTGCCGCCAACCTGCAGCGTGCCCGCTATCAGACCTCGGAGGCCGAGGCGGCCGGCGGCTTTACCAACGGCGCGAAGATCGGCGCGCAGCGCGTGCAGGAGTCTGGCGAGGCGTTTCTGCTGACCGACAAGGTGCCGGTGGCCAATGTCGGCGATGTGGGTCTGACCACTTCGTACCAGTTCGATCTGTTCGGCACCTTGCAGCGTGGCATCGAAGCGGCGCAGGCCAATGTCGATGCCAATCAGGCGGCGGTGGATACGGCACGTATCACGGTGGTCGCCGATGTGGTGCGCGCTTACACGCAGATTTGTGCGGCCAACGAAGAGCTCGACATCGCCCGCGAATCGCTGGAATTGCAAAAACAGAGTGTGTCCCTCAACCAGCGCCTGCGTGATGCCGGGCGTGGCGATGAAACCCAGGTCACTCGTTCGCAGACGCAGTTCAAGTCATTGCGCGCCGAAATGCCCCGTTACGAGGCGCGTCGTCAGGCTGCGATGTTCCGCCTGTCGATGTTGCTGGCCAAACCTGTCGAGCAACTGCCCGCCGGGGTCAGCACCTGCAACCAGCTGCCGCATATTGCGCAGGTCATGCCGGTGGGCGACGGCGCAGCACTGCTCAAACGCCGCCCGGATGTGCGTCAGGCTGAACGCCATCTGGCGATGTCGACTGCCGAGATCGGCGTTGCCACCGGCGAGCTGTATCCGGACATCAGCATCGGCGCGAGCATTGGCACCACCGGCCTGATCGAGAACCTTGGCAAGCCGGCGGCCAATCGCTGGGGCTTCGGGCCGCTGCTGAACTGGACTATCCCGTCCAACGGCTCACGCGCCCGCATCCATCAGGCCGAAGCCTCGGCGCAAGCTGCGCTGGCGCGCTTTGACGGTGTGGTGCTCAATGCCATCCGTGAAACCCAGACCGGTCTGGCGCAATACACCGCCCTGCTCGACCGCCGCGACGCGCTCAAAGACGCCGAGCAATCTGCCAAGGAAGCGGCTGACCAGACACACCGTTTCTATCAGGCCGGACGCGCCTCGTTCCTCGCCGATCTGCAGGCTACGCGCACTTACACTGACGTACGCGCGCAGATGGCCGAGGCCAACACGCAGGTGGCGATGGGGCAGATCAATCTGTTTCTGGCTCTCGGCGGCGGCTGGGAGAAGGATGACGTGGCGCAGCAGTAG
- a CDS encoding ion transporter — MDSSLSRRERLHIVIFEANTPAGRMFDKAVLVAILLSLLVTIIDSIESIHRDYAMLFAWIEWGFTLMFAIEYMLRLYCSPRPLKYAFSFYGLVDLLAIVPGVLSIYYSDAQYLRIIRMLRIFRVLKLGTYLRQANYLLAALRGSKQKIIVFLVTVSTLVTVFGTLMYVIEGPEHGFTSIPKGIYWAIVTLTTVGFGDIVPKTPLGQMLSSLVMITGYSIIAVPTGIFTAELANAMRGEQLKHDCPVCSKNLHEHGAAFCSRCGNQLFKKTEHKA; from the coding sequence ATGGACAGCTCTCTCAGCCGCCGCGAGCGGCTGCATATTGTTATTTTCGAGGCCAATACGCCTGCCGGGCGGATGTTTGACAAGGCGGTGCTGGTCGCGATTCTGCTCAGTCTGCTGGTCACTATCATCGATAGCATCGAGAGTATTCATCGTGATTACGCGATGCTTTTCGCATGGATCGAATGGGGCTTCACGCTGATGTTTGCCATCGAATACATGCTGCGCCTGTATTGCTCGCCGCGGCCGCTGAAGTACGCATTCAGTTTCTACGGGCTGGTGGACCTGCTGGCGATCGTGCCGGGCGTGCTGTCTATCTATTACAGCGATGCGCAATACCTGCGGATCATCCGTATGCTGAGGATTTTCAGGGTGCTCAAGCTCGGCACCTACCTGCGGCAGGCCAATTACCTGCTGGCGGCGCTGCGTGGCAGCAAGCAGAAGATCATCGTGTTTCTGGTCACGGTGTCTACGCTGGTCACCGTGTTCGGCACGCTGATGTATGTGATCGAAGGTCCGGAGCATGGTTTCACCAGCATTCCCAAAGGCATTTACTGGGCTATCGTGACCCTGACGACGGTGGGCTTTGGCGACATCGTGCCCAAGACCCCGCTCGGCCAGATGCTCTCCTCGCTGGTGATGATTACCGGTTACTCGATCATCGCCGTGCCCACCGGGATATTCACCGCCGAGCTGGCCAACGCCATGCGCGGCGAGCAGTTGAAACACGACTGCCCGGTGTGCTCGAAAAACCTTCACGAGCATGGCGCGGCGTTCTGCTCACGTTGTGGCAATCAATTGTTTAAAAAAACCGAGCACAAGGCATAA
- a CDS encoding sulfate ABC transporter substrate-binding protein: MNKLFAASLLAAGLAFASAAQAAPTLLNVSYDVMRDFYKDYNSAFQKHWKDEKHEDVTVQMSFGGSSKQARSVIDGLPADVITMNMATDINALADNGKLVPEDWVSRLPNNSAPFTSATVFIVRKGNPKAIKDWPDLIKDGVEVIVPNPKTSGNGRYTYLSAWGYTLKKGGDEAAAKKFVGDLFSHVPVLDTGGRGATTTFMTNQIGDVLVTFENEAEMIAREFGRDQFEVVYPSVSAEAEPPVSVVDKVVDKKGSRPLAEEYLKYLWSPEGQEIAAKNYLRPRDPQVLAKYTDRFPKVDFLSVEKTFGDWRTVQKTHFIDGGVFDQIYPGK; this comes from the coding sequence GTGAATAAACTCTTCGCCGCCTCGCTACTGGCCGCCGGCCTGGCTTTTGCCAGCGCTGCCCAGGCAGCTCCAACGCTGCTCAACGTCTCCTATGACGTGATGCGTGATTTCTACAAGGACTACAACAGCGCCTTCCAGAAACACTGGAAAGACGAGAAGCATGAAGATGTGACCGTGCAGATGTCTTTCGGCGGATCGAGCAAGCAGGCGCGTTCGGTCATCGACGGGCTGCCGGCTGACGTGATCACCATGAACATGGCCACTGACATCAACGCCCTGGCCGACAATGGCAAGCTGGTGCCGGAAGATTGGGTCAGCCGCCTGCCAAACAACAGCGCGCCCTTCACCTCGGCCACGGTGTTCATCGTGCGCAAGGGCAACCCGAAGGCGATCAAAGACTGGCCGGACCTGATCAAGGATGGCGTGGAAGTCATCGTGCCCAACCCGAAAACCTCGGGCAACGGCCGCTACACCTACCTCTCGGCCTGGGGTTACACCTTGAAAAAAGGCGGCGATGAGGCGGCGGCGAAGAAATTCGTCGGTGATCTGTTCAGCCATGTGCCAGTCCTTGATACCGGCGGCCGTGGTGCGACCACAACGTTCATGACCAACCAGATCGGCGACGTGCTGGTCACTTTCGAGAACGAAGCGGAAATGATCGCCCGCGAATTCGGTCGCGATCAGTTCGAAGTGGTTTACCCCTCCGTGTCGGCAGAAGCCGAGCCACCGGTGAGTGTGGTCGACAAGGTCGTGGACAAGAAAGGCTCCCGCCCCCTGGCTGAGGAATACCTGAAATACCTGTGGTCACCGGAAGGCCAGGAAATCGCTGCCAAAAACTACCTGCGCCCGCGTGACCCGCAGGTACTGGCCAAGTACACCGATCGCTTCCCGAAAGTGGACTTCCTCTCGGTGGAGAAAACCTTCGGCGACTGGCGCACGGTGCAGAAGACCCACTTCATCGACGGCGGTGTGTTCGACCAGATCTATCCGGGCAAATAA
- a CDS encoding lipoprotein produces MYRTARITLLGLVVGLSACAVQHPAPPHSQDPILNLPGGQQPGAPRPSSAPSEPAKAPAAAPKSSASFAPPPGGGSHWDPRLGVYVMDDQPNTFYRQRTYYQWNDGWSWATSPNGPWQATDVSGVPAGLGKQFSK; encoded by the coding sequence ATGTACCGTACCGCACGCATCACCTTGTTGGGTCTGGTCGTTGGCCTGAGTGCCTGTGCTGTCCAGCATCCGGCACCGCCACATAGCCAGGATCCTATCCTTAACCTGCCGGGTGGCCAGCAGCCCGGCGCACCGCGTCCGAGTAGCGCGCCTTCGGAGCCTGCCAAGGCGCCTGCCGCAGCGCCGAAGTCCTCGGCCAGTTTCGCGCCGCCACCGGGCGGCGGCAGCCACTGGGACCCGCGCCTGGGCGTGTACGTGATGGACGATCAGCCTAATACCTTCTATCGCCAGCGCACTTACTACCAGTGGAATGACGGCTGGAGCTGGGCAACCAGCCCCAACGGTCCGTGGCAGGCGACTGATGTCAGTGGCGTGCCGGCAGGGCTGGGCAAACAGTTCAGTAAATGA
- the ccmI gene encoding c-type cytochrome biogenesis protein CcmI, whose translation MIDFWMATGLLLMVALSFLLIPLLRGHRAQREEDRTALNVALYQERLSELQVQQEQGVLSVAQLQSARAEAARELLADTEGAEPARTSRLGKPLLVLAALLVPVLGLAGYLQLGASDRVELSREFARPPTSLADMTQRLERSVQAQPDSAENLYFLARSYMAQNRPGDAAQMFERSVALAGRQPELLGQWAQALYFASDKHFTPQVQVLTDEALLADPKEVTSLGLLGIAAFETQRYQAAVDYWTRLLAALPADDASRSALEGGIARARDNLAKRPADAAPAPAVKAKSIKIHVELAAALQGKVRPNDSVFIFARAINGPAAPLAVKRITVADLPADVELSDADAMMPQLNLSNFAQVQLVARVSRAGQPTTGEWVGRSQPLASDAAAQQALTIDSPDN comes from the coding sequence ATGATCGACTTCTGGATGGCTACCGGGCTGTTGCTGATGGTCGCGCTGAGCTTTTTGCTGATTCCGCTGCTGCGCGGCCATCGCGCGCAACGGGAAGAAGACCGCACAGCTCTGAACGTGGCCTTGTATCAGGAGCGACTGAGCGAGTTGCAGGTTCAGCAGGAGCAGGGCGTGCTGTCGGTGGCGCAATTGCAGTCTGCACGTGCCGAAGCAGCGCGTGAGCTGCTTGCCGACACCGAAGGCGCAGAGCCCGCCCGCACATCGCGTCTGGGCAAGCCCTTGCTGGTGCTGGCTGCGCTGCTGGTCCCGGTGTTGGGGCTGGCGGGCTATCTCCAGCTGGGTGCCAGTGACCGGGTTGAACTGAGTCGCGAATTCGCTCGACCACCCACCTCGCTGGCAGACATGACCCAGCGCCTTGAGCGCAGCGTGCAGGCTCAACCGGATTCAGCCGAAAACCTGTATTTTCTGGCGCGCAGCTATATGGCGCAGAACCGCCCGGGTGATGCCGCGCAGATGTTCGAGCGTTCAGTGGCGCTGGCCGGAAGGCAGCCCGAGTTGCTCGGGCAGTGGGCTCAGGCGCTGTATTTCGCCAGTGACAAACACTTCACACCCCAGGTTCAGGTGCTGACCGACGAAGCGCTGCTGGCTGACCCCAAGGAAGTCACTAGCCTTGGCCTGCTCGGGATTGCCGCGTTCGAAACACAGCGCTATCAGGCGGCGGTGGATTACTGGACCCGGTTGCTTGCAGCACTGCCCGCAGATGACGCATCGCGTTCGGCGCTGGAAGGCGGCATTGCCCGCGCCAGAGATAACCTCGCCAAACGCCCTGCAGACGCGGCGCCTGCTCCTGCGGTTAAGGCGAAGTCGATAAAAATTCATGTCGAGCTGGCTGCGGCGCTTCAAGGCAAGGTAAGGCCGAACGACAGCGTGTTCATCTTCGCCCGCGCGATCAATGGCCCGGCAGCGCCTTTGGCGGTCAAACGCATTACCGTGGCGGACTTGCCTGCCGACGTGGAACTGAGCGATGCCGACGCAATGATGCCGCAACTGAACCTGTCGAACTTTGCGCAAGTCCAACTGGTTGCGCGAGTGTCTCGCGCAGGGCAGCCAACCACCGGTGAGTGGGTCGGCCGCAGTCAGCCACTGGCCAGTGATGCTGCGGCGCAGCAGGCGTTGACCATTGACAGTCCGGATAACTAG
- a CDS encoding cytochrome c-type biogenesis protein yields the protein MKRCLMIVLFSVLCSGIAHAAIDAYAFRDDAERARYSELTRELRCPKCQNQDIADSNAPIAADLRKEIYRMLGEGQSNQQIIDFMVDRYGDFVRYKPSLNARTWLLWFGPAGLLVGGFVVIGLIVGRRRKAQSAQTDELCEDEKQRLATLLDEHRP from the coding sequence ATGAAGCGCTGCCTGATGATCGTCCTGTTCAGCGTGCTGTGTTCCGGCATCGCCCACGCGGCCATCGACGCTTATGCTTTTCGCGACGATGCCGAGCGCGCGCGCTACAGCGAACTGACCCGAGAACTGCGCTGCCCGAAATGCCAGAACCAGGACATTGCCGACTCCAATGCGCCGATTGCCGCTGATTTGCGCAAGGAAATCTACCGCATGCTGGGCGAAGGGCAGAGCAATCAACAGATCATCGATTTCATGGTCGATCGCTATGGCGATTTCGTTCGCTACAAGCCGAGCCTCAATGCACGCACCTGGCTGCTGTGGTTCGGGCCCGCCGGCCTGCTGGTTGGCGGGTTTGTGGTGATCGGCCTTATCGTTGGCCGCCGCCGCAAGGCACAATCCGCACAGACCGACGAGCTTTGCGAAGATGAGAAGCAGCGTCTTGCCACCTTGCTGGATGAGCACCGCCCATGA
- a CDS encoding DsbE family thiol:disulfide interchange protein: protein MKRWVMVLPLVLFLGVTAFLYRGLYLDPAELPSALIGKPFPAFSLPAVQGERMLSRADLLGKPALVNVWGTWCVACRVEHPVLTRLAQQGVLIYGVNYKDVNADALKWLKEFHDPYQLNIRDQDGSLGLNLGVYGAPETFLIDAQGVIRYKHVGVIDDAVWREKLGARYQQLVDEARP, encoded by the coding sequence ATGAAACGCTGGGTCATGGTGCTGCCATTAGTGCTGTTTCTGGGCGTGACAGCGTTTTTGTATCGCGGTTTGTATCTGGACCCCGCCGAGCTGCCCTCGGCACTGATCGGCAAGCCTTTTCCGGCATTCTCGCTGCCGGCGGTGCAGGGCGAGCGGATGTTGAGCCGTGCCGATCTGCTCGGCAAACCTGCGCTGGTCAACGTCTGGGGCACCTGGTGCGTGGCCTGCCGGGTGGAGCATCCGGTGCTGACCCGGCTGGCGCAGCAGGGCGTGCTGATCTACGGCGTGAATTACAAGGACGTCAACGCGGACGCGCTGAAATGGCTCAAGGAATTCCATGATCCTTATCAGCTGAATATTCGTGACCAGGACGGTTCTCTGGGCCTTAACCTGGGGGTGTACGGTGCGCCGGAAACCTTCCTGATCGATGCTCAGGGCGTCATTCGTTACAAACACGTCGGGGTCATCGACGACGCAGTGTGGCGCGAAAAGCTTGGCGCGCGCTATCAGCAACTGGTCGATGAGGCGCGGCCATGA
- a CDS encoding heme lyase CcmF/NrfE family subunit, which yields MIPELGQLAMILAFCFALVQAIIPLIGAWRGDRLWMSLARPAAWGQFSFLIFAFGCLTYAFMVDDFSVAYVAQNSNTALPWYYKFSAVWGAHEGSLLLWALILGGWTFAVSVSSRQLPQVMLARVLAVMGMISLGFLSFLILTSNPFARLLPQMPANGRDLNPLLQDIGLIVHPPMLYMGYVGFSVAFAFAIAALLGGRLDAAWARWSRPWTLVAWAFLGIGISLGSWWAYYELGWGGWWFWDPVENASFMPWLVGTALIHSLAVTEKRGVFKSWTVLLAIAAFSLSLLGTFLVRSGVLTSVHAFASDPARGVFILMFLLVVVGGSLTLFAIRAPVVKSQVGFGLWSRETLLLGNNLLLVVAASMILLGTLYPLVIDAMSGAKMSVGPPYFNTLFVPLMGLLLVVMAVGVLVRWKDTPLKWLLGMLAPVLIGSVVLAVLAGLLLGDFQWAVLATLMLAAWVLLAGVRDLLDKTRHKGLLSGARGLTRSYWGMQLAHLGIVVCALGVVLSSQNSAERDLRMAPGESTELGGYTFVFEGARHYEGPNFTSDRGTVRVLRDGVQLTELRPEKRLYTVQQSMMTEAGIDAGFSRDLYVALGEPLGDGAWAVRVHVKPFVRWIWLGGLLTGLGGVLAALDRRYRTRVKNKVREALGLSGAAQ from the coding sequence ATGATTCCCGAACTCGGCCAGCTGGCCATGATTCTGGCATTCTGCTTTGCGCTGGTGCAGGCCATCATTCCGCTGATCGGCGCATGGCGCGGTGATCGCTTGTGGATGAGCCTTGCCCGTCCGGCAGCCTGGGGCCAGTTCAGCTTTCTGATCTTCGCCTTCGGTTGCTTGACCTACGCGTTCATGGTCGACGACTTCTCCGTCGCCTACGTTGCGCAGAACTCCAACACCGCGCTGCCCTGGTACTACAAGTTCAGTGCCGTGTGGGGCGCGCATGAGGGTTCGTTACTGCTCTGGGCCTTGATTCTCGGCGGCTGGACCTTCGCCGTGTCGGTGTCTTCACGGCAACTTCCGCAGGTGATGCTGGCGCGGGTCCTCGCCGTGATGGGCATGATCAGCCTGGGTTTCCTGTCGTTTCTGATCCTGACCTCCAACCCGTTCGCGCGTCTGTTGCCGCAGATGCCCGCGAATGGACGTGATCTGAACCCGTTGTTGCAGGATATTGGCCTCATCGTGCATCCGCCGATGCTGTACATGGGCTATGTCGGCTTCTCCGTGGCCTTTGCGTTCGCCATCGCGGCCTTGCTAGGCGGTCGACTCGACGCTGCCTGGGCGCGCTGGTCTCGTCCGTGGACGCTAGTGGCCTGGGCCTTTCTCGGCATCGGCATCAGCCTGGGCTCGTGGTGGGCGTATTACGAGCTGGGTTGGGGCGGCTGGTGGTTCTGGGACCCGGTGGAAAACGCCTCGTTCATGCCCTGGCTGGTGGGCACTGCGCTGATTCACTCGTTGGCGGTCACGGAAAAACGCGGCGTATTCAAGAGCTGGACGGTATTGCTGGCCATTGCTGCGTTTTCACTGAGCCTGCTGGGCACGTTCCTTGTCCGTTCCGGGGTGCTGACCTCCGTGCACGCCTTTGCCTCGGACCCGGCGCGCGGTGTGTTTATCCTGATGTTCCTGCTGGTCGTGGTGGGCGGCTCGCTGACCCTGTTCGCGATTCGCGCACCGGTGGTCAAAAGCCAGGTCGGATTCGGCCTGTGGTCGCGGGAAACCCTGCTGCTGGGCAATAACCTGTTGCTGGTGGTTGCCGCGTCGATGATTCTGCTGGGCACCCTTTATCCGCTGGTGATCGATGCCATGAGCGGCGCCAAGATGTCGGTCGGCCCGCCGTACTTCAATACGCTGTTCGTGCCGTTGATGGGCTTGTTGCTGGTGGTGATGGCGGTCGGCGTACTGGTGCGCTGGAAGGATACGCCGCTGAAATGGCTGCTCGGCATGCTGGCCCCGGTACTGATCGGCAGCGTCGTCCTGGCGGTGCTGGCCGGTCTGCTGCTGGGCGATTTCCAGTGGGCGGTGCTGGCGACCCTGATGCTCGCCGCCTGGGTGCTGCTGGCCGGGGTTCGCGACCTGCTCGACAAGACCCGCCACAAGGGTTTGCTCAGCGGCGCACGCGGTCTGACCCGCAGCTATTGGGGCATGCAGCTTGCGCACCTTGGCATTGTCGTGTGCGCGCTGGGGGTGGTGCTGTCGAGCCAGAACAGCGCCGAGCGCGATTTGCGCATGGCCCCTGGCGAGTCCACCGAACTGGGTGGGTATACCTTTGTCTTCGAGGGTGCCCGGCATTATGAAGGGCCTAACTTCACCTCTGATCGGGGCACGGTTCGCGTGTTGCGCGACGGCGTTCAACTGACCGAACTGCGCCCGGAGAAGCGCCTCTACACCGTGCAGCAGTCGATGATGACCGAAGCGGGCATTGATGCCGGTTTCAGCCGGGACCTGTATGTCGCCCTGGGTGAACCGCTGGGCGATGGTGCGTGGGCCGTTCGGGTTCACGTCAAACCGTTTGTGCGCTGGATCTGGCTGGGCGGCCTGCTGACCGGCCTGGGCGGGGTGCTGGCGGCGCTGGACCGGCGTTATCGCACCCGGGTAAAGAACAAGGTGCGCGAGGCATTGGGTCTGTCGGGAGCTGCACAATGA
- the ccmE gene encoding cytochrome c maturation protein CcmE produces MSPLRKKRLLIIVALLAGVGLAVTLALGALQENINLFYTPSQIANGEAPMDKRIRAGGMVEKGSLQRSADSLDVRFVVTDFNKSVTITYRGILPDLFREGQGIVALGKLNAQGVVVADEVLAKHDEKYMPPEVTKALRDSGQTAPAAPSTPVKQG; encoded by the coding sequence GTGAGCCCGCTGCGCAAAAAACGCTTGTTGATCATTGTCGCGCTGCTGGCCGGTGTCGGTCTGGCCGTGACCCTGGCCCTCGGCGCCTTGCAGGAAAACATCAACCTGTTCTACACCCCCAGCCAGATCGCCAATGGCGAGGCACCGATGGATAAGCGCATTCGGGCTGGCGGCATGGTCGAAAAGGGCTCATTGCAGCGCTCGGCCGATTCGCTGGACGTGCGTTTTGTGGTCACCGATTTCAACAAGTCGGTAACCATCACCTATCGAGGCATTCTTCCTGACCTGTTTCGTGAAGGGCAGGGCATCGTGGCGCTGGGCAAACTCAATGCACAGGGCGTAGTGGTGGCCGATGAAGTACTGGCCAAGCATGACGAGAAATACATGCCCCCCGAGGTCACCAAGGCGCTGCGTGACAGCGGTCAGACGGCACCGGCTGCGCCTTCCACACCCGTCAAACAGGGTTGA
- the ccmD gene encoding heme exporter protein CcmD → MSFASFSDFLAMGRHGVFVWSAYGLCLVVLLVNVALPLWARQRFLKQQARRLKRENRP, encoded by the coding sequence TTGAGTTTTGCATCGTTCAGCGATTTTCTTGCCATGGGCCGCCACGGGGTGTTTGTCTGGTCGGCCTACGGTTTGTGCCTTGTGGTGCTGCTGGTCAACGTGGCGCTGCCGCTATGGGCGCGGCAGCGGTTTCTGAAACAGCAGGCACGTCGCCTGAAGCGGGAGAATCGCCCGTGA
- a CDS encoding heme ABC transporter permease: MKSNAMKSSIGWAWLHTLGSPKGFYRVSARLLPWLSVAALLLLVIGMVWGLAFAPPDYQQGDSFRIIYIHVPAAMLAQSCYVMLAVCGLVGLVWRIKLADVALHCAAPIGAWMTALALATGAIWGKPTWGAWWVWDARLTSMLILLFLYFGLIALGNAISNRDSAAKACAVLAVVGVVNIPIIKYSVEWWNTLHQGSTFSLTEKPAMPAEMWLPLLFTTLGFYCLFGVLLMMRMRLEVLRREARTQWVKAEILRSLGHTAAQSENTL, encoded by the coding sequence ATGAAAAGCAACGCCATGAAAAGCAGCATCGGTTGGGCCTGGCTGCACACGCTCGGCTCGCCGAAAGGGTTTTACCGCGTCAGCGCACGCCTGCTGCCCTGGCTGAGTGTTGCCGCTTTGCTGTTACTGGTCATCGGCATGGTCTGGGGCCTTGCGTTCGCGCCGCCGGATTACCAGCAGGGCGACAGCTTCCGTATCATTTATATCCACGTCCCTGCCGCGATGCTCGCCCAGTCCTGTTACGTCATGCTGGCCGTGTGCGGGTTGGTCGGGCTGGTCTGGAGAATCAAGCTGGCCGATGTCGCGCTGCACTGCGCTGCACCGATTGGCGCGTGGATGACCGCGCTGGCGCTGGCGACCGGCGCGATCTGGGGCAAGCCCACCTGGGGAGCATGGTGGGTCTGGGACGCGCGACTGACCTCGATGCTGATTCTGCTGTTCCTGTATTTCGGCCTGATCGCGCTGGGCAATGCCATCAGTAACCGCGACAGCGCCGCCAAGGCCTGCGCTGTGCTGGCCGTCGTCGGTGTGGTGAACATTCCGATCATCAAGTATTCGGTCGAGTGGTGGAACACCCTGCACCAGGGTTCGACGTTCAGCCTCACGGAAAAGCCCGCCATGCCGGCTGAAATGTGGCTGCCGCTGCTGTTTACCACGCTGGGTTTCTATTGCTTGTTCGGCGTGCTGTTGATGATGCGCATGCGTCTTGAAGTGCTGCGTCGCGAAGCGCGCACCCAGTGGGTCAAGGCCGAGATTCTGCGCAGCCTGGGCCACACAGCAGCGCAGTCGGAGAACACGCTTTGA